A portion of the Sebastes fasciatus isolate fSebFas1 chromosome 2, fSebFas1.pri, whole genome shotgun sequence genome contains these proteins:
- the lipca gene encoding hepatic triacylglycerol lipase isoform X2, giving the protein MSVAKILCCLLLTYHLNEGKRIKESRAADTEQSVVLRLNEPYVSSSAFRMFSEGEDNCALDPLQLHTLTSCGFNSSNPLIIITHGWSVDGIMESWVLRLAAVLKTSLINVNVVITDWLSLAHQHYPTAAQSTRTVGKDIAHLLQSLQVHYQFPVRKVHLIGYSLGAHISGFAGSYLEGSDKIGRITGLDPAGPLFEGMSPTDRLSPDDAEFVDAIHTFTQKRLGLSVGIKQAVAHYDFYPNGGEFQPGCDLHSIYEHVSEYGLNGFQQTIKCAHERSVHLFMDSVLNKDKQSMAYRCRDKSAFDKGICLDCRKNRCNTLGYNIRKVRSGASKRLYLNTRSRMPYKLYHYQFRIQLVNQMEGIEPSLTISFTGTKEESGDLPITVTGNVSGNKTYTFLITLDRDLGDLMLLRLHWEGPALWKNVWNRVHNIIPWGGQRRIPLLTVGRISIKAGETQERTSFCAQTDDGQRVEASQDTVFVRCKEDKQKQRRRKHN; this is encoded by the exons CGGATACAGAGCAGAGTGTAGTCCTGAGGCTGAACGAGCCGTACGTCAGCAGTTCAGCCTTCAGGATGTTTTCAGAAGGTGAGGACAACTGCGCACTGGACCCTCTGCAGCTGCACACGCTCACCTCCTGTGGATTCAACAGCAGTAAtcccctcatcatcatcactcacGGGTGGTCG GTGGATGGTATAATGGAGAGCTGGGTGCTCAGGTTAGCCGCAGTCCTGAAGACAAGTCTAATAAACGTCAACGTGGTGATTACCGACTGGCTGTCCCTGGCTCACCAGCACTACCCCACAGCTGCACAGAGTACCCGCACTGTTGGAAAAGACATAGCTCACCTGCTGCAGTCACTTCAG GTACACTACCAGTTCCCAGTTAGAAAGGTTCATCTGATTGGCTACAGCCTCGGCGCTCACATATCTGGATTTGCCGGAAGCTATCTGGAAGGTTCGGACAAGATTGGAAGAATAACTG GTCTGGACCCAGCGGGGCCGCTGTTTGAAGGCATGTCTCCCACAGACAGACTGTCTCCTGATGATGCTGAATTTGTGGATGCCATCCACACCTTCACCCAGAAGCGTCTGGGCCTCAGCGTGGGCATCAAGCAAGCTGTGGCACATTATGACTTTTACCCCAACGGAGGAGAGTTCCAACCGGGATGTGACCTGCATAGCATTTACGAGCACGTATCCGAGTACGGGCTCAACG GTTTCCAGCAGACCATCAAATGTGCTCATGAGCGGTCCGTCCATCTATTCATGGACTCTGTGCTGAATAAAGACAAGCAGAGCATGGCATACAGGTGCAGGGATAAAAGTGCTTTTGACAAAGGCATCTGTCTGGACTGTCGGAAGAATCGCTGCAACACACTGGGCTACAATATCAGGAAGGTTCGCAGTGGCGCCAGCAAGAGGCTCTACCTGAACACACGCTCTCGGATGCCTTACAAAC TCTATCACTACCAGTTCAGGATCCAGTTGGTCAACCAGATGGAGGGGATTGAGCCCTCTCTCACCATCTCCTTCACTGGAACAAAGGAGGAGAGTGGAGACCTCCCCATCACCGT CACTGGAAATGTATCGGGGAATAAGACCTACACCTTCCTGATCACCCTGGACAGAGACTTAGGGGATCTGATGTTGCTCAGATTGCACTGGGAGGGACCGGCTCTGTGGAAGAACGTGTGGAACCGGGTTCATAACATCATTCCCTGGGGCGGCCAGAGGAGAATCCCACTGCTGACTGTGGGCAGGATCAGCATCAAAGCAGGCGAGACGCAGGAGAG GACATCTTTTTGTGCCcagacagatgatggacagcgTGTTGAAGCGTCACAAGATACTGTGTTTGTTCGCTGTaaagaagacaaacaaaaacagcgCAGAAGAAAGCACAACTAA
- the lipca gene encoding hepatic triacylglycerol lipase isoform X1, with protein sequence MSVAKILCCLLLTYHLNEGKRIKESRAGAADTEQSVVLRLNEPYVSSSAFRMFSEGEDNCALDPLQLHTLTSCGFNSSNPLIIITHGWSVDGIMESWVLRLAAVLKTSLINVNVVITDWLSLAHQHYPTAAQSTRTVGKDIAHLLQSLQVHYQFPVRKVHLIGYSLGAHISGFAGSYLEGSDKIGRITGLDPAGPLFEGMSPTDRLSPDDAEFVDAIHTFTQKRLGLSVGIKQAVAHYDFYPNGGEFQPGCDLHSIYEHVSEYGLNGFQQTIKCAHERSVHLFMDSVLNKDKQSMAYRCRDKSAFDKGICLDCRKNRCNTLGYNIRKVRSGASKRLYLNTRSRMPYKLYHYQFRIQLVNQMEGIEPSLTISFTGTKEESGDLPITVTGNVSGNKTYTFLITLDRDLGDLMLLRLHWEGPALWKNVWNRVHNIIPWGGQRRIPLLTVGRISIKAGETQERTSFCAQTDDGQRVEASQDTVFVRCKEDKQKQRRRKHN encoded by the exons GTGCAGCGGATACAGAGCAGAGTGTAGTCCTGAGGCTGAACGAGCCGTACGTCAGCAGTTCAGCCTTCAGGATGTTTTCAGAAGGTGAGGACAACTGCGCACTGGACCCTCTGCAGCTGCACACGCTCACCTCCTGTGGATTCAACAGCAGTAAtcccctcatcatcatcactcacGGGTGGTCG GTGGATGGTATAATGGAGAGCTGGGTGCTCAGGTTAGCCGCAGTCCTGAAGACAAGTCTAATAAACGTCAACGTGGTGATTACCGACTGGCTGTCCCTGGCTCACCAGCACTACCCCACAGCTGCACAGAGTACCCGCACTGTTGGAAAAGACATAGCTCACCTGCTGCAGTCACTTCAG GTACACTACCAGTTCCCAGTTAGAAAGGTTCATCTGATTGGCTACAGCCTCGGCGCTCACATATCTGGATTTGCCGGAAGCTATCTGGAAGGTTCGGACAAGATTGGAAGAATAACTG GTCTGGACCCAGCGGGGCCGCTGTTTGAAGGCATGTCTCCCACAGACAGACTGTCTCCTGATGATGCTGAATTTGTGGATGCCATCCACACCTTCACCCAGAAGCGTCTGGGCCTCAGCGTGGGCATCAAGCAAGCTGTGGCACATTATGACTTTTACCCCAACGGAGGAGAGTTCCAACCGGGATGTGACCTGCATAGCATTTACGAGCACGTATCCGAGTACGGGCTCAACG GTTTCCAGCAGACCATCAAATGTGCTCATGAGCGGTCCGTCCATCTATTCATGGACTCTGTGCTGAATAAAGACAAGCAGAGCATGGCATACAGGTGCAGGGATAAAAGTGCTTTTGACAAAGGCATCTGTCTGGACTGTCGGAAGAATCGCTGCAACACACTGGGCTACAATATCAGGAAGGTTCGCAGTGGCGCCAGCAAGAGGCTCTACCTGAACACACGCTCTCGGATGCCTTACAAAC TCTATCACTACCAGTTCAGGATCCAGTTGGTCAACCAGATGGAGGGGATTGAGCCCTCTCTCACCATCTCCTTCACTGGAACAAAGGAGGAGAGTGGAGACCTCCCCATCACCGT CACTGGAAATGTATCGGGGAATAAGACCTACACCTTCCTGATCACCCTGGACAGAGACTTAGGGGATCTGATGTTGCTCAGATTGCACTGGGAGGGACCGGCTCTGTGGAAGAACGTGTGGAACCGGGTTCATAACATCATTCCCTGGGGCGGCCAGAGGAGAATCCCACTGCTGACTGTGGGCAGGATCAGCATCAAAGCAGGCGAGACGCAGGAGAG GACATCTTTTTGTGCCcagacagatgatggacagcgTGTTGAAGCGTCACAAGATACTGTGTTTGTTCGCTGTaaagaagacaaacaaaaacagcgCAGAAGAAAGCACAACTAA
- the adam10a gene encoding disintegrin and metalloproteinase domain-containing protein 10, giving the protein MVFVKLTLLFCCLRYITGQFGNPLDKYIRHYEGLSYDTEALHNNHQRAKRALSPQDRTVHLDFHAHGRHFNLRMKRETSIFSPDLIIEISGEDTPIDTSHIYSGEIFGEKDTLTHGSVVDGRFEGFIKTHQGTYYVEPSERYLKNKDVPFHSVIYHEDDIHYPHKHGSEGGCADHSVYERMKKYQATAVEEPVKAVNSVSEDESSQGPVILRKKRAAAKEKNTCQLFIQTDHFFFKYYGTREAVIAQISSHVKAIDSIYQATDFMGIRNIAFMVKRIRINTTEEARNPTNPFRFANIGVEKFLELNSEQNHDDYCLAYVFSDRDFDDGVLGLAWVGAPTGSSGGICERSKLYSDGKRKSLNTGIITVQNYASHVPPKVSHITFAHEVGHNFGSPHDSGIECTPGESKQQDRKEQGNYIMYARATSGDKLNNNKFSICSIRNISAVLTKKRNDCFVESGQPICGNGIVEDGEQCDCGYSDQCKDTCCYNANEVEGKRCKLQTGQICSPSQGPCCTVQCGYQSTSFQCREDSECAERGMCNGNTPLCPSSEPKANFTSCHSETQVCLNGVCSGSICEKYGLEVCTCASENSEDEAAELCHVCCMDKMKPNTCSSTGSEKLAQFFNKKITTLQPGSPCNDFKGYCDVFMRCRLVDADGPLARLKKAIFNAELYENIAEWIVAHWWAVLLMGIALIMLMAGFIKICSVHTPSSNPKLPPPKPLPGTLKRRTQQQAARQAQGQGQGQRHHRQNRENYQMAQLRQ; this is encoded by the exons GTCAGTTCGGGAACCCCTTGGACAAATATATTCGCCATTATGAGGGTTTATCATATGACACAGAAGCCCTGCACAACAATCACCAGAGAGCCAAGAGGGCTCTCTCTCCTCAAGACAGGACCGTGCATCTGGACTTCCATGCACATGGAAG ACATTTTAACCTGCGGATGAAGAGAGAAACATCCATATTTTCCCCAGATCTCATCATTGAGATATCAGGAGAGGACACACCCATCGATACATCACATATTTACAGTGGAGAAATCTTTG GTGAAAAGGACACGCTGACCCATGGCTCTGTGGTTGATGGGCGCTTTGAGGGCTTCATTAAAACCCACCAAGGAACATACTATGTTGAACCCTCGGAGAGGTACCTAAAGAACAAGGATGTGCCCTTCCACTCCGTCATCTACCACGAGGATGATATCC ATTATCCTCATAAGCATGGCTCAGAGGGCGGCTGCGCTGACCACTCAGTGTATGAGAGGATGAAGAAGTACCAGGCAACTGCAGTGGAGGAACCAGTCAAA GCGGTGAACAGTGTGTCGGAGGACGAGAGCTCCCAGGGTCCTGTTATTCTGAGGAAAAAGAGGGCAGCAGCCAAAGAGAAAAACACTTGCCAGCTCTTCATCCAGACTGACCACTTCTTCTTCAAATACTACGGCACAAGAGAGGCTGTCATTGCCCAG ATCTCCAGCCATGTGAAGGCTATTGACTCCATTTACCAGGCCACAGACTTCATGGGCATCCGAAACATCGCCTTCATGGTTAAAAGGATCAGG ATAAATACGACCGAAGAGGCAAGAAATCCCACCAATCCTTTTCGCTTTGCCAACATCGGAGTGGAGAAGTTTTTGGAGCTTAACTCTGAGCAGAACCACGATGACTACTGCCTGGCCTATGTCTTCTCCGACAGGGACTTTGATGATGGTGTTCTTGGCTTGGCTTGGGTTGGGGCTCCTACAG GAAGCTCTGGGGGCATCTGTGAGAGGAGCAAACTGTACTCTGATGGGAAGAGGAAGTCTCTGAACACTGGTATCATCACTGTGCAGAACTACGCCTCCCACGTCCCTCCCaaggtttcacacattacctTCGCTCATGAGGTTGGGCACAACTTTGGCTCTCCT CATGACTCTGGGATCGAATGCACCCCTGGAGAGTCTAAGCAGCAGGACAGAAAGGAGCAGGGCAACTACATCATGTACGCCAGAGCCACATCAGGGGACAAGCTCAACAATAACAAGTTCTCTATCTGCAGCATCCGCAATATAAGCGCTGTTCTGACGAAGAAGAGGAATGACTGTTTTGTTG AGTCTGGCCAGCCTATCTGTGGTAATGGAATAGTGGAAGATGGAGAACAGTGTGACTGCGGCTACAGTGATCAGTGTAAAGACACCTGCTGCTATAATGCCAATGAAGTGGAGGGCAAAAGGTGCAAACTCCAAACTGGACAAATCTGCAG TCCCAGCCAAGGCCCATGTTGCACAGTACAGTGTGGATACCAGAGCACAAGTTTCCAGTGCAGAGAGGATTCCGAGTGCGCCGAAAGGGGGATGTGCAATGGAAATACTCCTCTGTGTCCTTCCTCAGAACCAAAGGCAAACTTCACCTCTTGCCATTCCGAAACACAAGTCTGCCTCAATGGG GTATGCTCGGGTTCCATTTGTGAGAAGTATGGTCTGGAGGTATGCACCTGTGCCAGCGAAAACAGCGAGGATGAGGCAGCTGAGCTGTGCCACGTGTGCTGCATGGACAAAA TGAAGCCCAACACCTGCAGCAGTACAGGCTCAGAGAAATTGGCCCAATTCTTCAACAAGAAGATCACGACGCTGCAGCCCGGCTCGCCCTGCAATGACTTTAAGGGCTACTGTGATGTGTTCATGAGGTGTCGTCTGGTGGACGCCGATGGGCCTCTGGCAAGGCTGAAGAAAGCAATCTTCAATGCGGAACTCTACGAGAATATTGCAGAGTGGATAGTG GCTCACTGGTGGGCAGTGCTGTTGATGGGCATCGCTCTTATTATGCTAATGGCTGGCTTCATCAAGATCTGCAGCGTCCACACCCCCAGCAGCAACCCCAAACTGCCCCCACCAAAGCCACTGCCAG GTACACTGAAGAGGAGAACGCAGCAGCAAGCAGCCCGGCAGGCACAGGGCCAGGGCCAGGGCCAGCGCCACCACCGTCAGAACAGAGAGAACTATCAAATGGCACAGCTGAGACAGTGA